In Eretmochelys imbricata isolate rEreImb1 chromosome 4, rEreImb1.hap1, whole genome shotgun sequence, a single window of DNA contains:
- the LOC144264188 gene encoding uncharacterized protein LOC144264188 has product MEMADPPDALREKVRNELKRNHRTYCHLCQIPRKHNVAQESFRVRRVESVLSAKSLGPSNRRSSTIVCSSLDNPERLMRWRLVSGQMTLAGSRIFWTRKQHGEYPPACDACLLSPAGEFAAHLPLLDNETLTIKNKRT; this is encoded by the exons ATGGAGATGGCAGATCCGCCTGATGCTCTGAGAGAAAAGGTGAGGAATGAGCTGAAGAGGAACCATAGGACGTACTGCCATCTGTGCCAG ATTCCCAGGAAGCATAATGTGGCCCAGGAATCCTTCAGGGTGCGGAGAGTGGAGTCTGTCTTATCCGCCAAGAGCTTGGGCCCTTCAAACAGGAGATCTTCCACCATTGTCTGCAGTTCTTTGGACAACCCTGAAAG GTTGATGCGATGGAGGCTGGTGTCTGGCCAGATGACTTTGGCAGGATCTAGAATCTTTTGGACAAGAAAGCAGCATGGAGAATATCCACCAGCTTGTGATGCATGTCTGTTATCTCCTGCAGGGGAATTTGCAGCTCATCTGCCACTCTTG GATAATGAAACACTAActattaagaacaaaagaacCTAA